The following proteins are encoded in a genomic region of Streptomyces gobiensis:
- the putP gene encoding sodium/proline symporter PutP — protein MFELSPPILVTFVVYVVALIGVGVWAYKHTRTFTDFALGGRRLSARVAALSAGASDMSGWLFLALPGAVYAAGIGATWIAVGLAVGTYLNWLFVAPRLRTYTERAGNAVSLSAYLEERFEDRTRTLRMVSAAVIVVFFTVYVASGLVAGGLLFEQVFNVDFALAVTLTALVIVIYSCLGGFLAVSLTHVLQATLMFLALLVLSVLGVGALGGFGALGDALDAKTPALLDMGAEATFANGQWTAGGPLGAVAIISLLAWGLGYFGQPHILARFMGIRSTRSVPAARRIGTGWVLVVLVGATLVGLVGIGQLDAPLANPETVYIVLSRTLFNPWVAGVMLIAVLAAIISTADSQLLVSSTALTEDLYRAFLNRRATDKALVWAGRGAVVAVILVACVIALGGGGVLNIVAYAWAGFGAAFGPVVLLSLYWPRMTWAGAMAGIMSGAATVLFWKKINPLLGPLESGIYEMIPGVLAATVAALLFGRFVGRPPQRAFWRVPGGGASQLMLEPFLAHAPFGLAVLDTDLRYVWVNSVLERVAPLERRLGRQVKEVLPSPEAEAFAERMRRVLDTGVPVMDYEFQGFGDAGAARKRAYSASFFGMKDRQGRPVGIWYMIIDVTERRRAQERLALLNDSGARIGSTLDVTVTAQELADEAVPSLADFVAVDLLDSVMRGEEPAPGPVDITPVIRRAGQKSVHEGMPESSLAVGQAVQRGPSSPVTSCLLAGRTLVDPALDAHTSAWAREEPSMGAVIRALGLRTTMVVPVRARGVTLGVATFVRTRRLGPFEEDDVRLVQELVSRAAVCVDNARRFTRERAAARSMQRYLLPQELAGGSALEAASWYFPADAPSGVGGDWFDVIPLSGARIALVVGDVVGHGINAAATMGRLRTAVHTLANLDLPPDELLAHLDDLVIDLMGAHGAEESPTSGNGSPGAFMGATCLYAVYDPVSSQCTLARAGHVPPVIVGPEGRAELLDLPAGPPLGLGSLPFESVELELAPGSLIALYTDGLIEAWERDIDVGLSRLSHALTVPRPTLEETGEHVVDALLTGPPSDDAALLLARTHVLGSSRVISWDLPSDPAAVAHARTLACRQLSEWDMDDLSFTTELIVSELVTNAIRHATGPICLRLIRDRALICEVSDASSTSPRLRHARTTDEGGRGLLIVAQLTRRWGTRHTKTGKIIWTEQAIPPETT, from the coding sequence ATGTTCGAGTTGAGTCCGCCGATCCTGGTCACCTTCGTCGTCTACGTGGTGGCCCTGATCGGAGTGGGCGTCTGGGCGTACAAGCACACCCGCACCTTCACCGACTTCGCCCTGGGCGGCCGCAGGCTCAGCGCGCGGGTCGCCGCCCTGTCCGCCGGGGCCAGCGACATGTCCGGATGGCTGTTCCTGGCGCTTCCGGGAGCTGTGTACGCGGCCGGCATCGGCGCCACCTGGATCGCGGTCGGCCTGGCGGTCGGCACCTACCTCAACTGGCTGTTCGTCGCGCCGAGGCTGCGCACCTACACCGAGCGCGCCGGGAACGCCGTCAGCCTGTCGGCCTACCTGGAGGAGCGGTTCGAGGACCGCACCCGGACGCTCCGGATGGTCTCGGCGGCGGTCATCGTCGTGTTCTTCACCGTCTACGTCGCCAGCGGTCTGGTAGCCGGCGGCCTGCTGTTCGAGCAGGTCTTCAACGTCGACTTCGCGCTCGCGGTGACCCTGACCGCCCTGGTGATCGTCATCTACTCGTGCCTCGGCGGCTTCCTCGCCGTAAGCCTGACGCACGTGCTGCAGGCCACCCTGATGTTCCTCGCCCTGCTGGTGCTCTCCGTGCTCGGGGTCGGGGCGCTCGGGGGCTTCGGGGCGCTGGGCGACGCCCTCGACGCCAAGACACCGGCCCTGCTGGACATGGGGGCCGAGGCCACGTTCGCCAATGGCCAGTGGACGGCGGGCGGGCCGCTCGGCGCCGTCGCGATCATCTCGCTGCTCGCCTGGGGCCTCGGTTACTTCGGTCAGCCGCATATCCTGGCCCGCTTCATGGGCATCCGCAGTACCCGTTCGGTCCCCGCGGCCCGGCGTATCGGAACAGGCTGGGTGCTCGTCGTGCTCGTCGGCGCCACGCTCGTCGGTCTGGTGGGAATCGGGCAGCTCGACGCCCCCCTGGCCAACCCGGAGACCGTCTACATCGTCCTGAGCCGGACACTGTTCAACCCCTGGGTCGCCGGGGTGATGCTGATCGCCGTACTGGCCGCGATCATCTCGACCGCGGACAGCCAGCTCCTTGTGTCGTCCACCGCCCTCACGGAGGACCTCTACCGGGCGTTCCTCAACCGGCGGGCCACGGACAAGGCGCTGGTGTGGGCCGGTCGCGGTGCCGTGGTGGCGGTGATCCTGGTCGCCTGTGTGATCGCGCTGGGGGGCGGCGGGGTGCTGAACATCGTCGCCTACGCCTGGGCGGGCTTCGGAGCCGCCTTCGGACCGGTCGTCCTCCTCTCGCTGTACTGGCCGCGCATGACATGGGCGGGGGCCATGGCCGGCATCATGTCGGGCGCGGCCACGGTGCTCTTCTGGAAGAAGATCAATCCGCTGCTCGGGCCGCTGGAGTCGGGCATCTACGAGATGATCCCGGGCGTGCTGGCCGCCACGGTCGCCGCACTGCTCTTCGGCAGGTTCGTCGGCCGACCGCCGCAACGTGCCTTCTGGCGGGTGCCGGGAGGCGGGGCGAGCCAGCTGATGCTCGAACCGTTTCTGGCCCACGCACCGTTCGGCCTGGCCGTCCTGGACACGGATCTGCGGTACGTCTGGGTGAACAGCGTACTGGAGCGTGTGGCGCCCCTTGAGCGACGGCTGGGACGGCAGGTGAAGGAGGTGCTGCCCAGTCCGGAGGCGGAGGCCTTCGCGGAGAGGATGCGGAGGGTCCTGGACACCGGGGTTCCGGTGATGGACTACGAGTTCCAGGGCTTCGGTGACGCGGGAGCCGCCCGGAAGCGCGCGTACTCGGCCTCCTTCTTCGGGATGAAGGACCGGCAGGGCCGCCCGGTGGGCATCTGGTACATGATCATCGACGTCACCGAGCGTCGGCGGGCCCAGGAACGCCTGGCCCTGCTGAACGATTCCGGCGCCCGTATCGGCAGCACCCTGGACGTGACGGTGACGGCCCAGGAACTGGCCGACGAGGCCGTGCCGTCCCTCGCCGACTTCGTCGCCGTCGACCTGCTGGACTCGGTCATGAGGGGTGAGGAACCGGCACCCGGACCGGTCGACATCACACCCGTCATACGCCGCGCGGGGCAGAAGTCGGTGCACGAGGGCATGCCGGAGTCGAGCCTGGCCGTGGGGCAGGCGGTCCAGCGCGGCCCCTCGTCGCCCGTGACGTCCTGCCTGCTGGCAGGCAGGACCCTGGTGGACCCGGCCCTGGACGCCCACACCAGTGCGTGGGCGCGCGAGGAACCGTCGATGGGCGCCGTCATCCGCGCCCTGGGGCTCCGCACGACGATGGTGGTACCGGTGCGGGCTCGCGGCGTCACCCTCGGGGTGGCGACGTTCGTCCGGACGCGGCGACTGGGCCCCTTCGAGGAGGACGACGTACGTCTCGTCCAAGAGCTCGTCTCCCGTGCGGCGGTGTGTGTTGACAACGCCCGCCGCTTCACCCGTGAGCGCGCCGCGGCCCGTTCGATGCAGCGCTACCTGCTGCCGCAGGAGCTGGCCGGAGGCTCTGCACTGGAGGCGGCTTCGTGGTACTTCCCGGCGGACGCACCAAGCGGTGTGGGCGGCGACTGGTTCGATGTGATTCCGCTCTCCGGCGCACGGATCGCCCTGGTCGTCGGGGACGTGGTCGGACACGGGATCAACGCCGCGGCGACCATGGGGCGCCTGCGCACGGCGGTGCACACGCTCGCCAACCTGGATCTTCCTCCGGACGAGCTGCTGGCCCACCTGGACGACCTGGTCATCGACCTCATGGGCGCGCACGGCGCCGAGGAGTCGCCGACGTCCGGCAACGGGAGTCCTGGGGCGTTCATGGGGGCCACCTGTCTGTACGCCGTATACGACCCCGTCAGCAGCCAGTGCACACTGGCCCGGGCCGGCCACGTCCCGCCGGTCATCGTCGGCCCTGAAGGCCGCGCCGAACTTCTGGACCTGCCGGCCGGACCGCCGCTCGGCCTCGGGTCCCTGCCCTTCGAGTCCGTCGAGCTGGAGCTGGCCCCGGGCAGCCTGATCGCCCTCTACACAGACGGCCTCATCGAGGCCTGGGAACGGGACATCGACGTCGGGCTCTCCCGGTTGAGCCATGCCCTCACGGTGCCCAGGCCCACGCTGGAGGAGACCGGCGAGCACGTGGTCGACGCCCTGCTGACGGGTCCCCCGTCCGACGACGCCGCCCTGCTCCTCGCCCGGACCCACGTCCTCGGCTCCAGCCGGGTCATCTCCTGGGACCTGCCCAGCGACCCGGCCGCCGTCGCCCATGCCCGCACCCTCGCCTGCCGACAGCTGTCGGAGTGGGACATGGACGACCTGTCGTTCACCACGGAGCTGATCGTCAGCGAACTGGTCACCAACGCCATCCGCCACGCGACCGGACCGATCTGTCTGCGCCTGATCCGGGACCGTGCCCTGATCTGCGAGGTCTCCGACGCCAGCAGCACCTCGCCGCGCCTCCGCCACGCCCGGACCACGGACGAGGGCGGGCGCGGGCTGCTGATCGTCGCGCAACTCACCCGCCGCTGGGGCACCCGCCAC
- a CDS encoding PP2C family protein-serine/threonine phosphatase, with protein sequence MPFVIILLGLAIELSPAHVVYTGPLLTAMPALASLTMGPTGILSAAAGALSVTVISATLHHSWGDSQAASNILGLLVVTVASVITSNAMRSRRQSELDQVRRISVAAQESILRPVPTWLGPVRAASMYLAAETGAQIGGDLYEAVPTRYGVRMIVGDVRGKGLPAVRAAAAVLGAFREAVHYEDELVEVMDHCAAALRREGDIPGSSDPDGQGEEPGESFVTALLAEVRDSHEVQVVNCGHPPPVRLHRGTAQELLPASPMPPLGLEDLVAGPPAKAESFPFEPGDRLLLHTDGVNEARDSDNRFFPVPEAMEAVPACTPPEFLEALHLGLILHTGGRLADDVAMLVVDRLDEEADGPREKGSGRRVSA encoded by the coding sequence GTGCCCTTCGTGATCATACTGCTCGGACTCGCGATCGAGCTCTCCCCCGCACACGTTGTGTATACCGGCCCACTCCTCACGGCGATGCCGGCCCTGGCCTCGCTCACGATGGGTCCCACCGGCATCCTCTCGGCGGCGGCCGGGGCGCTGTCCGTCACCGTGATAAGTGCCACGCTGCATCACTCCTGGGGCGACTCGCAGGCTGCCAGCAATATCCTCGGCCTGCTCGTGGTGACCGTCGCGAGCGTCATCACGAGCAACGCCATGCGATCGCGCCGGCAGAGCGAGCTCGACCAGGTCCGCCGGATCTCCGTGGCCGCGCAGGAGTCCATCCTGCGGCCGGTGCCCACGTGGCTGGGCCCGGTGCGGGCGGCCAGCATGTACCTCGCGGCGGAGACGGGCGCACAGATCGGCGGCGACCTGTACGAGGCGGTGCCGACCCGCTACGGCGTCCGGATGATCGTCGGGGACGTCCGGGGCAAGGGGCTGCCCGCCGTGCGTGCGGCCGCGGCCGTGCTGGGCGCGTTCCGGGAGGCCGTGCACTACGAGGACGAACTGGTGGAGGTGATGGACCACTGCGCGGCCGCGCTGCGGCGGGAGGGCGACATACCGGGCTCCTCCGATCCGGACGGGCAGGGGGAGGAGCCGGGGGAGAGCTTCGTCACCGCGTTGCTGGCCGAGGTGCGGGACAGCCATGAGGTCCAGGTGGTCAACTGCGGTCATCCGCCACCGGTGCGGCTGCACCGGGGCACGGCTCAGGAGCTGCTCCCCGCCTCCCCGATGCCGCCCCTCGGCCTGGAGGACCTCGTCGCCGGCCCGCCCGCGAAGGCCGAGAGCTTTCCGTTCGAGCCCGGTGACCGTCTGTTGCTGCACACGGACGGGGTGAACGAGGCTCGTGACAGCGACAACAGGTTCTTCCCCGTGCCGGAGGCCATGGAGGCCGTGCCTGCCTGTACTCCTCCGGAGTTCCTGGAGGCACTGCACCTGGGACTGATCCTCCACACGGGAGGCCGACTCGCGGACGATGTGGCCATGCTCGTCGTCGACCGACTGGACGAAGAAGCCGACGGTCCCCGGGAGAAGGGCTCCGGTCGCCGCGTATCAGCCTGA